The Exiguobacterium mexicanum genome includes a window with the following:
- a CDS encoding lipid II:glycine glycyltransferase FemX produces MFNQIVKNRWEWENWLREVSCDSYDHYDYVLANCEPGEQPELYIAAKEDGILLYPYIRRPIAHRHDDLVTAYGYGGPFREGNFSNEDVAEARRLFLKRPENQATVTETIRYHPCRFDHDLMRAFGQAVPIRQTVHVRLDDPFDQLEQRFSKMTKRNVKRAIREQVTAVQGQAHELCEFIRLYRATMDRRAANEAYYFSDRYFEDLWNSDTCETELLFAVHEGVIVAGVFMLFGDDGAHYHLGGSDANYLALRPNHFLFREMIRRAAEKEKAYVHLGGGATGEDALYDFKQSFSGDEPLTYYIGQSVLDEAVYHRLNQDHLLRYGPSDFFPLYRTPVAETVTEVQAER; encoded by the coding sequence ATGTTCAATCAGATTGTGAAAAATCGATGGGAGTGGGAGAACTGGTTACGGGAGGTCAGTTGTGACTCGTACGATCATTACGATTATGTATTGGCCAACTGTGAACCAGGCGAGCAGCCTGAGTTGTATATCGCGGCCAAAGAGGACGGCATCTTGCTGTATCCGTACATCCGTCGTCCAATTGCACATCGTCATGATGATCTCGTGACGGCGTATGGCTATGGCGGTCCGTTCCGTGAAGGCAACTTTTCGAACGAAGACGTCGCAGAGGCTAGACGTCTCTTTTTAAAACGCCCTGAGAATCAAGCCACGGTTACTGAGACGATTCGATATCATCCTTGCCGCTTCGACCATGATTTGATGCGTGCCTTCGGCCAAGCCGTCCCGATTCGTCAAACGGTGCACGTCCGGCTCGATGACCCGTTCGACCAACTTGAGCAACGCTTCAGTAAAATGACGAAACGAAACGTGAAGCGGGCTATCCGTGAACAAGTGACGGCGGTACAAGGGCAGGCCCATGAACTATGTGAATTCATCCGCCTTTATCGGGCGACGATGGACCGTCGAGCAGCGAACGAGGCGTACTATTTCTCGGACCGATACTTCGAGGACCTGTGGAACAGCGATACATGCGAAACGGAGCTGTTATTCGCTGTCCATGAGGGCGTCATCGTGGCAGGCGTGTTCATGTTGTTCGGGGACGATGGAGCGCATTATCATCTCGGAGGTTCGGATGCGAACTACTTGGCGCTGCGACCGAACCATTTCTTGTTCCGCGAGATGATTCGTCGCGCGGCCGAGAAAGAGAAAGCATACGTACATCTCGGTGGCGGAGCGACCGGGGAAGATGCGCTCTATGACTTCAAGCAGAGCTTCTCAGGGGATGAGCCGCTCACATACTATATCGGACAGTCCGTGCTCGATGAGGCGGTTTACCATCGGTTGAATCAAGACCATTTGCTCCGCTACGGACCATCTGATTTCTTTCCACTTTATCGGACACCGGTCGCAGAGACGGTCACCGAGGTGCAAGCAGAACGATAA
- a CDS encoding Gfo/Idh/MocA family oxidoreductase — protein MIQTILVGFGFSATTFHLPFLQELDDFQIAGVVSSRPEDVLAVLGDVAVYATLDEALATEATLFIVTTPSHLHKDMVERCLQEGKDVLVEKPAFLTTEEGEALIAREQASAGIVNVFHNRRTDGDFMTVKRLLEEKRLGDWKVIESRFDRFRPVVRDRWRENAGPGAGILFDLGSHLIDQALVLFGAPDKVSADVMIQRKGGQSDDGFHLTLYYGEKRVYLRSNPFIAVEAPRFEVHGTEGSFLKFGLDPQEACLRNGEVRCPDRESGTVVTDVESTIDIEAGEYLSFYRALADSYMTRHPLVPLREALLTTRVIETAREASRLQRVLDFKS, from the coding sequence ATGATTCAAACGATTCTTGTCGGCTTCGGTTTTTCCGCGACGACATTTCATTTACCATTTTTACAGGAGCTGGATGACTTCCAGATCGCCGGTGTCGTCTCATCAAGACCTGAGGACGTACTAGCCGTACTTGGCGATGTCGCGGTATATGCGACGCTAGACGAGGCTCTCGCGACTGAGGCGACCTTGTTTATCGTCACGACGCCGTCCCATTTACATAAGGACATGGTGGAACGTTGTTTACAGGAAGGGAAGGATGTTCTCGTCGAGAAGCCCGCGTTCTTGACGACGGAGGAAGGAGAGGCGTTGATTGCACGCGAACAGGCCAGTGCCGGAATCGTCAACGTCTTCCATAATCGACGGACGGACGGAGACTTCATGACGGTCAAACGACTGCTCGAGGAAAAACGACTCGGCGATTGGAAAGTGATCGAGTCACGGTTCGACCGGTTCCGTCCGGTCGTCCGGGATCGGTGGCGCGAGAATGCGGGGCCGGGAGCAGGGATATTGTTTGACCTTGGTAGCCATTTGATCGATCAAGCGCTCGTCTTGTTCGGTGCACCCGACAAAGTGTCGGCAGATGTTATGATTCAACGTAAAGGAGGTCAGTCTGACGACGGCTTCCATCTGACCCTGTATTATGGAGAAAAACGGGTATATCTGCGTTCGAACCCGTTCATAGCCGTCGAGGCGCCGCGGTTCGAAGTGCACGGGACGGAAGGCAGTTTCTTGAAGTTTGGACTCGATCCGCAAGAGGCGTGTCTCCGGAACGGGGAAGTGCGATGTCCCGACCGTGAGAGTGGAACGGTCGTCACAGACGTTGAATCGACAATCGACATCGAAGCAGGTGAGTATTTGTCCTTCTACCGGGCGCTGGCGGATAGTTATATGACACGTCATCCGCTCGTGCCGCTTCGGGAAGCGCTCTTGACGACGAGAGTCATCGAAACGGCTCGTGAAGCATCACGGCTACAACGTGTCCTCGACTTCAAGTCATAA
- a CDS encoding queuosine precursor transporter, with product MLNEWLWIPSALLTLGLLVLSYKLFGRVGLFAWIAMASVVANIQVTQQIVIGGFIFTLGNIVYGSLYLATDILNEKYGRHTARKGVWLGFFILIVSTVLMQFALLYEPFEEALFMHESFEALFSMLPLITLGSLAAYLVSQLFDVFIYSKIRAKTGEKKLWLRTTGSTVVSQFIDTLTFCTIAFWGMEWDIWWNIFITTYVAKFIIAWMATPFMYYAKRTVPQEDETEKAA from the coding sequence ATGCTCAATGAATGGTTATGGATTCCTTCTGCCTTGCTCACGCTCGGTCTGCTCGTCCTCAGTTATAAGCTGTTCGGACGTGTCGGACTGTTCGCCTGGATCGCGATGGCCTCGGTCGTCGCCAACATCCAAGTGACGCAGCAGATTGTAATCGGTGGTTTCATCTTTACTCTCGGGAATATCGTCTACGGTTCCCTTTATTTAGCTACTGACATCTTGAATGAAAAATATGGTCGTCACACCGCCCGTAAAGGCGTCTGGCTCGGCTTCTTCATCTTGATCGTCTCGACGGTGCTCATGCAATTCGCACTGCTCTATGAGCCGTTCGAAGAGGCGCTGTTCATGCATGAGAGTTTCGAGGCGCTGTTCTCGATGCTACCGCTCATCACGCTCGGTAGTCTCGCGGCGTACCTCGTCTCACAGCTGTTCGACGTCTTCATCTATTCGAAGATTCGTGCCAAGACCGGTGAGAAGAAACTGTGGCTCCGGACGACCGGTTCGACCGTCGTCTCACAGTTCATCGACACGCTCACGTTCTGTACGATTGCCTTCTGGGGCATGGAATGGGACATCTGGTGGAATATCTTCATCACGACATACGTCGCCAAGTTCATCATCGCTTGGATGGCGACGCCGTTCATGTATTACGCAAAACGGACCGTCCCACAGGAAGACGAGACAGAAAAAGCAGCCTAA
- a CDS encoding OsmC family protein codes for MHLQVNWKQGMAFQTTTPSGHDVTLDAGEDVGGLNTGPRPTEMLLQATAACTGIDIVSILHKMRLPLERFEMKIDGVRATEHPKKFTAIHILYVLDGDMPEERVRRAIELSVDRYCSVSHSLNATMTYSYQLNSGEVVPFT; via the coding sequence ATGCATTTACAAGTGAATTGGAAACAAGGGATGGCGTTCCAGACGACGACGCCGTCAGGTCATGACGTGACGCTCGATGCCGGGGAGGACGTCGGTGGTCTCAACACGGGTCCACGACCGACCGAGATGCTGTTGCAGGCGACGGCCGCCTGTACAGGCATCGATATCGTCTCAATTCTGCATAAGATGCGTTTGCCGCTCGAGCGGTTCGAGATGAAAATCGACGGCGTCCGGGCGACGGAACATCCGAAGAAGTTCACGGCGATTCATATCTTGTACGTCCTCGACGGAGATATGCCGGAAGAACGGGTCCGCCGTGCCATCGAGTTGTCGGTCGACCGCTATTGTTCCGTGTCGCACAGTCTGAACGCGACGATGACGTACAGCTATCAATTGAACAGCGGCGAGGTCGTCCCGTTCACATGA
- a CDS encoding PilZ domain-containing protein, translating into MRYRRQETFRYILPNPRFIPYRLIWEDKELHDGEAQLLNISAHGLKMRCDYLFPLSEGLKVQVKLDLVPLIQPLDLTGHVRHRGQMGSLYDYGIRLDSNSDETQQLVTMIKAYARENQ; encoded by the coding sequence ATGCGCTATCGACGACAAGAAACGTTTCGTTATATTTTACCGAACCCCCGCTTCATCCCATATCGCCTCATCTGGGAAGACAAAGAACTTCATGACGGGGAAGCACAACTGCTCAATATCAGCGCCCACGGTCTGAAGATGCGGTGCGACTACTTATTTCCACTTTCTGAAGGATTGAAAGTCCAAGTCAAACTCGACCTCGTCCCGTTGATTCAACCGCTCGACCTGACGGGTCACGTACGGCACCGTGGACAAATGGGGAGCCTGTATGATTACGGGATTCGACTCGATTCGAACTCTGACGAGACCCAGCAACTCGTGACGATGATTAAAGCGTATGCGCGCGAAAACCAATGA
- a CDS encoding IS30 family transposase, with protein MSYTHLTTAERVKIETYLELGMSVRSIARRLGRQPSTVSREIRRNPGYKSDRAQERYVRAKANCGAKTKLDDMMRLTIIEKLRATWSPEQIVGRLFSGRIAFSTIYRWIYVGLIDVPTTVLRQKGKRRKPVETRGRFNVGLSISKRPSEVRGRQTFGHWELDTVVSGRGKSKACVATFVERKSRFYLALPITDRSAASMEEAIHTVHAAFPAGTFRTATTDRGKEFSCHERVRASLGVPMYFADPYSSWQRGSNENANGLLREFFPKGSDFATVGQGEIVDALAKINGRPRKCLGWKTAHEAFAEEVLRLI; from the coding sequence ATGAGCTACACCCATCTTACCACAGCCGAACGCGTGAAAATAGAGACCTATCTGGAGCTCGGGATGTCCGTACGGTCCATCGCGAGACGGCTCGGGCGACAGCCCTCGACCGTCTCGCGGGAGATCAGACGGAACCCCGGGTACAAGTCGGACCGTGCACAGGAACGCTACGTGAGGGCGAAAGCGAACTGCGGCGCCAAGACGAAGCTCGACGACATGATGCGTCTGACGATCATCGAGAAACTGCGGGCGACCTGGTCCCCGGAACAGATCGTGGGGCGGCTCTTCAGCGGCAGGATCGCCTTCTCGACCATCTATCGATGGATCTATGTGGGTTTGATCGACGTGCCGACGACCGTGCTCCGTCAGAAGGGCAAGCGCCGGAAACCGGTGGAGACACGCGGGCGATTCAATGTCGGGCTGTCCATCTCGAAACGGCCTTCGGAGGTCAGGGGGCGCCAAACGTTCGGGCACTGGGAGCTCGACACCGTCGTCTCCGGGCGCGGGAAATCGAAGGCCTGCGTCGCCACGTTCGTCGAGCGCAAGAGCCGGTTCTACCTCGCGCTGCCGATCACGGACCGTAGCGCGGCCTCGATGGAGGAAGCGATCCACACGGTCCACGCCGCCTTCCCGGCGGGCACGTTCAGGACGGCGACGACGGACCGGGGCAAGGAGTTCAGCTGTCACGAGCGCGTCCGGGCATCGCTCGGCGTGCCGATGTACTTCGCCGACCCGTACTCGTCCTGGCAGCGCGGCAGCAACGAGAACGCCAACGGCCTCCTGCGCGAGTTCTTCCCGAAAGGATCGGACTTCGCGACGGTCGGCCAGGGAGAGATCGTGGACGCGCTCGCCAAGATCAACGGGCGGCCGAGGAAATGTCTCGGCTGGAAGACCGCACACGAGGCCTTCGCGGAGGAAGTGTTGCGCTTAATTTGA
- a CDS encoding PTS sugar transporter subunit IIC, with protein MIIIQGIALLLLILALFTLFSYKAPFGMKAMGALAGAAIASFLVEAFNAYAIGGLLPLPLYEEVGQAAGSLSGPAAAALVSIALGINPVYALMLGLSVAGFGILPGFFAGYILALIGRKLDRHLPAGVDMIFYVIVMAPLARLVATGVDPLVSNTLSQIGAVIELAATQNPVVMGLVLGGIVTVVSTSPLSSMALTAMLGLTGVPMAIAALALTASISMNFLLFKRLDIGTKKDQLSVAIEPLTQADLISANPIPIYSVNFVGGAIAGLIVAMTGMVNDAPGSAAGIPGLLVMYGFNDWQTVTVTALILFGVGIVAGLVGSKLFSNFPITRQTEKMAASDEEAA; from the coding sequence ATGATCATTATTCAAGGTATCGCACTTTTACTGTTGATTCTTGCCTTATTCACGTTATTCAGTTACAAAGCCCCGTTTGGAATGAAAGCGATGGGCGCCTTGGCCGGCGCCGCCATCGCCAGTTTCTTGGTCGAGGCGTTCAACGCTTACGCCATCGGCGGTTTGCTCCCGCTCCCTTTATATGAGGAAGTCGGACAAGCGGCCGGTTCATTATCAGGTCCGGCCGCAGCGGCGCTCGTATCGATCGCACTCGGGATCAATCCGGTCTACGCGCTCATGCTCGGTCTATCGGTCGCCGGCTTCGGCATTCTTCCTGGCTTTTTCGCCGGATACATTCTTGCCCTTATCGGTCGTAAACTAGACCGGCATTTACCGGCCGGTGTCGACATGATTTTCTACGTGATCGTCATGGCTCCCCTCGCTCGCCTCGTGGCGACAGGAGTCGATCCGCTCGTCTCGAACACATTGTCGCAAATCGGTGCGGTCATCGAACTTGCCGCGACGCAAAACCCGGTCGTGATGGGACTTGTCCTTGGTGGCATCGTCACGGTCGTCTCGACGTCGCCACTTAGCTCGATGGCACTCACGGCGATGCTCGGTTTGACAGGCGTACCGATGGCCATCGCTGCCCTCGCCTTGACGGCGTCGATCTCGATGAACTTCTTGCTATTCAAACGGTTGGACATAGGAACGAAGAAAGACCAACTATCGGTCGCGATCGAACCGCTCACGCAAGCCGACCTCATCTCGGCGAACCCGATTCCGATCTACAGCGTCAACTTTGTCGGCGGTGCGATTGCCGGACTCATCGTCGCGATGACCGGCATGGTGAACGACGCGCCAGGTTCTGCTGCCGGGATTCCGGGATTGCTCGTCATGTACGGCTTCAATGATTGGCAGACCGTGACCGTGACGGCGCTCATCTTGTTCGGCGTCGGCATCGTGGCCGGACTCGTCGGCAGTAAACTGTTCAGTAATTTCCCTATCACTCGCCAAACCGAAAAAATGGCCGCTTCCGACGAAGAGGCCGCTTGA
- a CDS encoding cation-transporting P-type ATPase has protein sequence MQMETKNWHALEPDAVKSSLETDTSSGLSKGEVSSRQEQYGKNVLPEKEKTPEIIKFLRQFNDILVFVLLGAAVVTGFLGEYIDTIVIVLVVTVIAVVGYLQENKAEQALEGIKKLLETKASVIRDGKQIQVDSSDLVVGDILVLAAGDKVPADARVIQAEKFKVEESALTGEATTVEKKIQVVPEDAVLGDRKNMIYSGTSVATGSAKAIVTSIGEGTELGQINASIAEVETVKTPLIRQTTKFGQTVSIAILVISVVIYAFGYFVRDFDPIELMLTTIGLAVAAIPEGLPAVISIILALGVRNMAEKKAIVRSLPSVETLGAVSVICTDKTGTLTKNEMTVKQVVTAKHDIEVSGSGYAPDGDLELNGQPFDLDDDESMIDLLTVGKTCNDAQLYEEGGEWVVNGDPTEACLLTLAEKAERPIERLDVISKIPFDSEYKYMATLVDYKGERMIFIKGAPDRLFDMAEDTEFDRAYWDEKRKEIADRGQRVLGGGFKRVDASKETVDHEDVENGITFLGLYGIVDPPRQEAIEAVAACRDAGIRIKMITGDHKDTAVAIARELGMEVEGALEGKELTNMSDEEIKEASVHNDVFARTSPNDKLRLVKGLQQNGLITSMTGDGVNDAPALKRADIGVAMGIKGTEVAKEASQMVLVDDNFKTIYNAVREGRRVYDNLKKTILFLLPTNGGQALLVAMSILLGAAAPLSPVQILWVNMVVAITLSLAIAFEPLEESTMKRPPRPANVPLLSRYYVFRITFVSILIGGGSLVINYMLGDFDYSTEKLQTITLNTIVMAQLFHLFNCRTELAPAFNRHFFDNKIAFLVSALLIGLQLFITYVPFMHTLFGTAPLELQDWIYPVAFGLIVFVIVEIEKAISRRVIGNKDIH, from the coding sequence ATGCAGATGGAGACAAAAAACTGGCACGCACTCGAACCGGATGCGGTAAAGAGTTCGCTCGAGACGGACACATCTAGTGGTCTGTCGAAAGGGGAAGTGTCAAGTCGGCAGGAACAGTACGGGAAAAACGTGCTGCCCGAGAAAGAGAAGACACCTGAAATCATAAAATTTTTGCGTCAATTCAATGATATTCTCGTCTTCGTCTTGCTCGGTGCCGCTGTCGTCACCGGCTTTCTAGGAGAGTACATCGATACGATCGTCATCGTGCTCGTTGTGACGGTTATCGCCGTCGTCGGATATCTCCAAGAGAACAAGGCCGAGCAGGCGTTAGAAGGAATCAAAAAATTACTCGAGACGAAGGCGAGCGTCATCCGTGACGGCAAGCAAATCCAAGTCGACTCGAGCGACCTCGTCGTCGGGGACATCTTGGTCCTTGCCGCCGGTGATAAAGTGCCGGCTGACGCCCGTGTCATTCAAGCCGAGAAATTCAAAGTCGAGGAATCGGCGTTGACAGGTGAAGCGACGACGGTCGAGAAGAAAATTCAAGTCGTACCGGAAGACGCCGTCCTCGGTGATCGCAAGAACATGATTTATTCGGGTACGAGCGTGGCGACGGGAAGTGCGAAAGCAATCGTCACGTCCATCGGAGAAGGCACGGAGCTCGGCCAAATCAACGCCTCGATTGCTGAAGTCGAGACGGTGAAGACGCCGCTCATCCGCCAGACGACGAAGTTTGGTCAGACGGTATCCATCGCCATCCTCGTCATCTCGGTCGTCATTTACGCGTTCGGTTACTTCGTCCGCGATTTCGACCCAATCGAGTTGATGCTGACGACGATTGGTCTTGCCGTCGCCGCGATTCCAGAAGGATTACCGGCCGTCATCTCGATCATCCTCGCGCTCGGTGTCCGGAACATGGCCGAGAAGAAAGCCATCGTCCGCAGCTTGCCGTCGGTCGAGACGCTCGGCGCCGTATCGGTCATCTGTACCGATAAGACCGGGACGTTGACGAAAAACGAGATGACCGTCAAACAAGTCGTCACGGCCAAACACGACATCGAAGTGTCAGGGAGTGGATACGCCCCGGACGGTGATTTAGAACTGAACGGTCAACCGTTCGATTTAGATGATGATGAGTCGATGATCGACCTTCTCACGGTCGGGAAAACATGTAACGACGCCCAGCTGTATGAAGAGGGCGGCGAATGGGTCGTCAATGGTGACCCGACGGAAGCATGTTTGCTCACGCTCGCTGAAAAAGCGGAGCGGCCGATCGAACGTTTGGACGTCATCTCGAAGATTCCATTCGATTCGGAGTACAAATATATGGCGACGCTCGTCGACTATAAAGGAGAGCGGATGATCTTCATCAAAGGGGCACCGGACCGCCTGTTCGATATGGCGGAAGACACGGAGTTCGACCGTGCCTATTGGGATGAAAAACGAAAAGAAATTGCCGACCGCGGACAACGCGTGCTCGGGGGCGGTTTCAAACGCGTCGACGCCTCGAAAGAGACGGTCGACCATGAAGACGTCGAGAACGGCATCACATTCCTCGGCCTCTACGGCATCGTCGATCCGCCACGACAAGAAGCGATCGAAGCGGTCGCGGCTTGTCGTGACGCGGGGATCCGTATCAAGATGATCACCGGCGACCATAAAGACACGGCCGTCGCCATTGCCCGAGAACTCGGAATGGAAGTCGAGGGCGCCCTCGAAGGGAAAGAATTGACGAACATGTCCGACGAAGAAATCAAAGAGGCGTCGGTCCATAATGACGTCTTCGCCCGGACGAGCCCGAACGATAAACTTCGTCTCGTCAAAGGACTGCAACAAAACGGCTTAATCACATCGATGACCGGTGATGGCGTCAATGACGCCCCGGCCTTGAAACGGGCCGATATCGGGGTCGCGATGGGGATTAAAGGAACGGAAGTTGCGAAAGAGGCCTCACAGATGGTGCTCGTCGACGATAACTTCAAGACGATCTACAACGCCGTCCGTGAAGGTCGTCGCGTCTATGACAACTTGAAGAAGACGATTTTGTTCTTGCTCCCGACAAACGGGGGACAAGCACTCCTTGTCGCAATGAGTATCTTATTGGGCGCCGCGGCACCACTCAGTCCGGTCCAAATCCTTTGGGTCAACATGGTCGTCGCCATCACGCTCTCGCTCGCCATCGCCTTCGAGCCGCTCGAAGAGAGCACGATGAAACGGCCGCCGCGTCCCGCTAACGTGCCGTTGCTGAGTCGCTACTACGTCTTCCGCATCACGTTCGTCTCGATTTTAATCGGGGGCGGTAGTCTAGTCATCAACTATATGCTCGGCGATTTCGATTACTCGACCGAAAAGTTGCAGACGATCACGCTTAATACGATTGTCATGGCGCAACTGTTTCACTTGTTCAACTGTCGGACCGAGCTCGCGCCGGCGTTCAACCGTCACTTCTTTGACAACAAGATCGCCTTCCTCGTTTCGGCACTCTTGATCGGGCTCCAGCTGTTCATTACGTACGTCCCGTTCATGCACACGCTGTTCGGTACGGCACCACTTGAATTGCAAGACTGGATTTATCCGGTCGCGTTCGGTCTCATCGTCTTTGTCATCGTCGAAATCGAGAAAGCCATCTCGCGTCGTGTGATCGGCAACAAAGACATACACTGA
- a CDS encoding GNAT family N-acetyltransferase has translation MIRLATKRDAKHIADLIEQRAVALKQQGSDQWAEYLEQDLIDRVQTDITSGYVYVYEQDGSVLASIALLPADDWDHSLWEDGERGQYIHRIVVSERLKGRGVGQQLMEHVLREADTQEPVRLDCVADNDFLNSYYPRFGFVFVDSRDGYNTFEYSMDESVSA, from the coding sequence ATGATTCGACTCGCGACGAAACGCGATGCCAAACACATCGCGGACCTTATCGAACAACGAGCCGTAGCGCTAAAACAACAAGGTAGCGATCAATGGGCGGAATATTTGGAGCAAGACCTCATAGATCGGGTGCAGACAGACATCACCTCGGGATATGTATATGTGTACGAGCAAGATGGATCGGTATTGGCCTCGATCGCCTTACTTCCGGCAGATGACTGGGACCATAGCTTATGGGAAGATGGCGAGCGCGGTCAATACATCCATCGAATCGTTGTCAGTGAACGGCTGAAGGGGCGGGGCGTCGGTCAACAACTGATGGAGCACGTCTTACGTGAAGCCGACACACAGGAGCCGGTCCGGCTTGATTGTGTGGCTGATAATGATTTCTTGAACAGTTATTATCCACGGTTTGGCTTCGTCTTCGTGGACTCACGGGACGGGTATAACACGTTTGAATACAGCATGGATGAGAGTGTCAGTGCATAA
- the cls gene encoding cardiolipin synthase — protein MDWSVIISWGLYIVLGLNLLFALAVIFAERRDVGATWAWLLVLFFLPIIGFIIYLFLGRQLKKDNFFNLSVEERSFHALQVDSQIEQIRRKETALAQPVFEKYEQLLEMNLRSSKSLISVHNKSAIMHDGEQKFKALMDDIRSAETEINIQYYIIQRDALGKALIHELIERAKAGVKVRLLYDAVGSRSLRDSDFKELIAHDGEVRVFFPPTLGLINFKLNNRNHRKVVIIDGKIGYVGGFNVGTEYLGLVEKFGYWRDTHLRVEGDVVYHLQHRFILDWNYSGSKRHDPENSFCFARHDIKDKSPMQIVTSGPNSDTEHLKNMMIKMIMSAKHRVIIQTPYFIPDTSFMDACKMALLSGVKMDIMIPGKPDHPFVMWASLSFLGELLDYGANVYMYGQGFLHAKTLVVDDEISTVGTTNLDARSFRLNFEVNAVIYDQRVALELASLFESDVAVSRKYTVDDYAARKWTVRMREGVSRLLSPIL, from the coding sequence TTGGATTGGTCGGTCATTATTAGTTGGGGACTGTATATCGTCCTCGGGTTGAATTTATTGTTCGCGTTAGCCGTCATTTTCGCGGAGCGCCGTGATGTCGGGGCGACGTGGGCGTGGCTTCTCGTCTTGTTCTTCTTGCCAATTATCGGGTTCATCATCTATCTCTTTCTCGGCCGACAGTTGAAGAAGGACAACTTCTTCAACTTGAGCGTCGAAGAGCGCTCGTTCCACGCCCTTCAAGTCGACAGTCAAATCGAACAGATTCGCCGGAAAGAGACCGCTTTGGCTCAACCGGTGTTCGAAAAGTACGAGCAACTGCTCGAGATGAACTTGCGATCGTCGAAGTCACTCATCAGCGTCCATAACAAATCTGCCATCATGCATGATGGCGAACAGAAGTTCAAAGCGCTCATGGACGATATCCGCAGCGCCGAAACCGAGATCAACATCCAGTACTACATCATTCAACGCGACGCGCTCGGGAAGGCGCTGATCCACGAACTAATCGAACGCGCCAAGGCGGGCGTCAAAGTCCGGCTGTTATATGATGCGGTCGGTTCGCGCAGCCTCCGTGACTCCGATTTTAAAGAATTGATCGCACACGATGGCGAGGTCCGCGTCTTCTTCCCGCCGACGCTCGGATTGATCAACTTCAAGTTAAACAACCGCAATCACCGTAAAGTCGTCATTATCGACGGCAAGATTGGTTATGTCGGTGGCTTCAACGTCGGCACCGAGTATCTCGGCCTGGTCGAGAAGTTCGGATACTGGCGTGACACACACCTCCGCGTCGAAGGGGACGTCGTCTACCATTTGCAACATCGATTCATTCTCGATTGGAACTATTCAGGCAGCAAACGTCATGACCCGGAGAACTCATTCTGTTTCGCACGCCACGACATCAAGGACAAGTCGCCGATGCAAATCGTGACGAGCGGACCGAACTCCGACACGGAACATTTGAAAAACATGATGATCAAGATGATCATGTCGGCGAAACATCGTGTCATCATCCAGACGCCTTATTTCATCCCGGACACGAGCTTCATGGACGCCTGTAAGATGGCACTTTTGTCCGGCGTCAAGATGGACATCATGATTCCAGGAAAGCCCGACCACCCGTTCGTCATGTGGGCGTCGCTATCGTTCCTCGGCGAATTGCTCGACTACGGGGCGAACGTCTATATGTACGGGCAAGGCTTCCTACACGCCAAGACGCTCGTCGTCGATGATGAGATTTCGACCGTCGGGACGACGAACTTGGATGCCCGCAGTTTCCGATTGAACTTTGAAGTGAACGCCGTCATTTATGATCAGCGGGTCGCGCTCGAACTCGCATCACTGTTCGAGTCAGACGTCGCCGTCAGCCGCAAATACACGGTCGACGACTATGCGGCCCGGAAATGGACCGTCCGGATGCGCGAAGGCGTGTCACGATTGCTCAGTCCAATCTTATAA